The following proteins are co-located in the Syngnathus scovelli strain Florida chromosome 5, RoL_Ssco_1.2, whole genome shotgun sequence genome:
- the sh3gl2a gene encoding SH3 domain containing GRB2 like 2a, endophilin A1 isoform X1 translates to MSVAGLKKQFHKATQKVSEKVGGAEGTKLDEDFMEMEKKVDATTRAVMDIMTKTTEYLQPNPATRAKMSMMNSMSRMRGQEKGPGYTQTEAILGESMQRFGRELGEESNFGLALIDAGECMRELAEVKDALDMEVKQNFIDPLQNLHEKDLKEIQHHLKKMQGRRLDFDYKKKRQGKVTEDELKQALEKFDESKDIAELSMFNLLESDIEQVSQLSALVHAQVEYHTRASEILTQLSGKIDERIKDCSHKPRKEYVHKPRTTLDFSSVSENHNGGIHGARSPGARSPARSPARSPAPMDQPCCRALYDFDPENEGELGFKEGDIITLTNKIDDNWYEGMLHGNSGFFPINYVDILVPLPH, encoded by the exons ATGTCTGTAGCGGGCCTCAAGAAGCAATTCCACAAAGCCACTCAG AAAGTGAGTGAGAAAGTGGGCGGAGCTGAGGGAACGAAGCTCGATGAGGACTTTATGGAAATGGAAAAG AAGGTGGATGCAACCACCCGGGCGGTCATGGACATCATGACCAAGACGACGGAGTACCTGCAGCCCAACCCAG CCACCAGAGCCAAGATGAGCATGATGAACTCCATGTCTCGCATGCGTGGTCAGGAGAAGGGACCCGGGTACACTCAGACAGAAGCCATCTTGGGAGAGTCCATGCAGCGTTTCGGTCGCGAGCTCGGCGAAGAGTCCAATTTTG gcctggctctgaTCGACGCCGGCGAGTgcatgcgtgagctcgccgaggTTAAAGACGCCCTGGACATGGAAGTCAAGCAGAACTTCATCGACCCGCTGCAGAACCTTCACGAGAAAGACCTCAAGGAGATCCAG CATCACCTGAAGAAGATGCAGGGCCGACGTCTGGACTTTGACTACAAGAAGAAGCGGCAGGGCAAAGTGACGGAAGACGAGCTCAAGCAAGCGCTGGAGAAGTTTGACGAATCCAAGGACATCGCCGAGCTCAGCATGTTCAACCTGCTGGAGAGCGAC ATCGAGCAGGTGAGTCAGCTGTCGGCGCTCGTCCACGCTCAGGTGGAGTATCACACCCGGGCGTCCGAGATCCTCACGCAGCTGTCCGGTAAAATCGACGAACG GATAAAAGATTGTTCTCACAAGCCCCGCAAAGAGTACGTCCACAAGCCTCGCACCACTCTGGACTTCTCCTCCGTCAGCGAGAACCACAACGGTGGCATCCACGGCGCTCGTTCTCCGG GAGCAAGGTCACCAG CCAGGTCTCCAG CTCGGTCCCCAG cCCCCATGGACCAGCCGTGCTGCCGCGCCCTCTACGACTTCGACCCAGAAAACGAGGGCGAGCTAGGCTTCAAGGAGGGTGACATCATCACCTTGACCAACAAGATCGACGACAACTGGTACGAGGGGATGCTGCACGGCAACTCGGGCTTCTTCCCCATCAACTACGTGGACATCCTGGTGCCCCTGCCGCACTAG
- the sh3gl2a gene encoding SH3 domain containing GRB2 like 2a, endophilin A1 isoform X2, which produces MSVAGLKKQFHKATQKVSEKVGGAEGTKLDEDFMEMEKKVDATTRAVMDIMTKTTEYLQPNPATRAKMSMMNSMSRMRGQEKGPGYTQTEAILGESMQRFGRELGEESNFGLALIDAGECMRELAEVKDALDMEVKQNFIDPLQNLHEKDLKEIQHHLKKMQGRRLDFDYKKKRQGKVTEDELKQALEKFDESKDIAELSMFNLLESDIEQVSQLSALVHAQVEYHTRASEILTQLSGKIDERIKDCSHKPRKEYVHKPRTTLDFSSVSENHNGGIHGARSPARSPAPMDQPCCRALYDFDPENEGELGFKEGDIITLTNKIDDNWYEGMLHGNSGFFPINYVDILVPLPH; this is translated from the exons ATGTCTGTAGCGGGCCTCAAGAAGCAATTCCACAAAGCCACTCAG AAAGTGAGTGAGAAAGTGGGCGGAGCTGAGGGAACGAAGCTCGATGAGGACTTTATGGAAATGGAAAAG AAGGTGGATGCAACCACCCGGGCGGTCATGGACATCATGACCAAGACGACGGAGTACCTGCAGCCCAACCCAG CCACCAGAGCCAAGATGAGCATGATGAACTCCATGTCTCGCATGCGTGGTCAGGAGAAGGGACCCGGGTACACTCAGACAGAAGCCATCTTGGGAGAGTCCATGCAGCGTTTCGGTCGCGAGCTCGGCGAAGAGTCCAATTTTG gcctggctctgaTCGACGCCGGCGAGTgcatgcgtgagctcgccgaggTTAAAGACGCCCTGGACATGGAAGTCAAGCAGAACTTCATCGACCCGCTGCAGAACCTTCACGAGAAAGACCTCAAGGAGATCCAG CATCACCTGAAGAAGATGCAGGGCCGACGTCTGGACTTTGACTACAAGAAGAAGCGGCAGGGCAAAGTGACGGAAGACGAGCTCAAGCAAGCGCTGGAGAAGTTTGACGAATCCAAGGACATCGCCGAGCTCAGCATGTTCAACCTGCTGGAGAGCGAC ATCGAGCAGGTGAGTCAGCTGTCGGCGCTCGTCCACGCTCAGGTGGAGTATCACACCCGGGCGTCCGAGATCCTCACGCAGCTGTCCGGTAAAATCGACGAACG GATAAAAGATTGTTCTCACAAGCCCCGCAAAGAGTACGTCCACAAGCCTCGCACCACTCTGGACTTCTCCTCCGTCAGCGAGAACCACAACGGTGGCATCCACGGCGCTCGTTCTCCGG CTCGGTCCCCAG cCCCCATGGACCAGCCGTGCTGCCGCGCCCTCTACGACTTCGACCCAGAAAACGAGGGCGAGCTAGGCTTCAAGGAGGGTGACATCATCACCTTGACCAACAAGATCGACGACAACTGGTACGAGGGGATGCTGCACGGCAACTCGGGCTTCTTCCCCATCAACTACGTGGACATCCTGGTGCCCCTGCCGCACTAG
- the sh3gl2a gene encoding SH3 domain containing GRB2 like 2a, endophilin A1 isoform X3, whose amino-acid sequence MSVAGLKKQFHKATQKVSEKVGGAEGTKLDEDFMEMEKKVDATTRAVMDIMTKTTEYLQPNPATRAKMSMMNSMSRMRGQEKGPGYTQTEAILGESMQRFGRELGEESNFGLALIDAGECMRELAEVKDALDMEVKQNFIDPLQNLHEKDLKEIQHHLKKMQGRRLDFDYKKKRQGKVTEDELKQALEKFDESKDIAELSMFNLLESDIEQVSQLSALVHAQVEYHTRASEILTQLSGKIDERIKDCSHKPRKEYVHKPRTTLDFSSVSENHNGGIHGARSPAPMDQPCCRALYDFDPENEGELGFKEGDIITLTNKIDDNWYEGMLHGNSGFFPINYVDILVPLPH is encoded by the exons ATGTCTGTAGCGGGCCTCAAGAAGCAATTCCACAAAGCCACTCAG AAAGTGAGTGAGAAAGTGGGCGGAGCTGAGGGAACGAAGCTCGATGAGGACTTTATGGAAATGGAAAAG AAGGTGGATGCAACCACCCGGGCGGTCATGGACATCATGACCAAGACGACGGAGTACCTGCAGCCCAACCCAG CCACCAGAGCCAAGATGAGCATGATGAACTCCATGTCTCGCATGCGTGGTCAGGAGAAGGGACCCGGGTACACTCAGACAGAAGCCATCTTGGGAGAGTCCATGCAGCGTTTCGGTCGCGAGCTCGGCGAAGAGTCCAATTTTG gcctggctctgaTCGACGCCGGCGAGTgcatgcgtgagctcgccgaggTTAAAGACGCCCTGGACATGGAAGTCAAGCAGAACTTCATCGACCCGCTGCAGAACCTTCACGAGAAAGACCTCAAGGAGATCCAG CATCACCTGAAGAAGATGCAGGGCCGACGTCTGGACTTTGACTACAAGAAGAAGCGGCAGGGCAAAGTGACGGAAGACGAGCTCAAGCAAGCGCTGGAGAAGTTTGACGAATCCAAGGACATCGCCGAGCTCAGCATGTTCAACCTGCTGGAGAGCGAC ATCGAGCAGGTGAGTCAGCTGTCGGCGCTCGTCCACGCTCAGGTGGAGTATCACACCCGGGCGTCCGAGATCCTCACGCAGCTGTCCGGTAAAATCGACGAACG GATAAAAGATTGTTCTCACAAGCCCCGCAAAGAGTACGTCCACAAGCCTCGCACCACTCTGGACTTCTCCTCCGTCAGCGAGAACCACAACGGTGGCATCCACGGCGCTCGTTCTCCGG cCCCCATGGACCAGCCGTGCTGCCGCGCCCTCTACGACTTCGACCCAGAAAACGAGGGCGAGCTAGGCTTCAAGGAGGGTGACATCATCACCTTGACCAACAAGATCGACGACAACTGGTACGAGGGGATGCTGCACGGCAACTCGGGCTTCTTCCCCATCAACTACGTGGACATCCTGGTGCCCCTGCCGCACTAG